The Streptomyces cadmiisoli genome has a segment encoding these proteins:
- a CDS encoding WhiB family transcriptional regulator: MLPHFLVDLRVAVPCSSRPHLFYRPDEVTEGASSRGQSRTAEARELCATCPVTVACRNWARESGEYGIWGGETESERIAAGYACRVHADK; the protein is encoded by the coding sequence TTGCTTCCACACTTTCTCGTTGATCTGCGAGTCGCAGTTCCGTGCTCCAGTCGCCCTCATCTGTTTTACCGGCCGGACGAAGTGACCGAAGGCGCGAGTAGTCGAGGTCAGTCGAGAACAGCGGAAGCTCGCGAATTGTGCGCCACCTGCCCCGTCACCGTTGCTTGCCGCAACTGGGCGCGCGAGAGCGGCGAGTATGGCATATGGGGTGGCGAGACCGAGAGTGAGCGAATTGCCGCTGGCTACGCATGTCGCGTTCATGCTGACAAATAG
- a CDS encoding NAD(P)-dependent alcohol dehydrogenase — MRAARMHGYNEPLRLEEVPVPEPAPDQVLVKVAAVGMCRSDFQLVEGYFKGAFPVDFPYIPGHEVAGRVVGKGSAVPDSPGYSEGDMVVVLTGWGDGTCRQCREGNEQICSGTGRWVGFGPPGGYAEYIGVQYAHAIPVSEEAARHPEFLAPMTDAGLTPYRAMKKLRDTGKVVPGRVIGVTGIGGLGSYGVQYAKLLGGGATVVALTRSDNKLDVAKDNGADHGINVRDKSTEAIQDTLESLTGSRTLDAVLDCVGSKDAIATAFDVLGSEGIVASVGLMDHHVELPQFPFVGTERSYFGSFWGNYEDLAEVLALAEAGLVKHNVTKIKLEDVNENLEALGRGDVVGRLVITFE, encoded by the coding sequence ATGCGAGCAGCGCGGATGCACGGGTACAACGAACCTCTTCGGCTTGAAGAGGTACCCGTTCCCGAACCCGCCCCGGACCAAGTTCTGGTGAAGGTCGCGGCGGTAGGCATGTGTCGAAGTGACTTCCAGCTCGTGGAGGGCTACTTCAAGGGTGCGTTCCCTGTGGACTTCCCCTACATACCCGGCCATGAGGTCGCGGGTCGTGTGGTGGGGAAGGGCAGCGCCGTCCCGGATTCGCCGGGCTACTCCGAGGGTGACATGGTCGTGGTCCTCACTGGTTGGGGCGACGGTACGTGCCGTCAGTGCCGTGAGGGCAACGAGCAGATCTGCAGCGGCACGGGCCGGTGGGTCGGGTTCGGGCCTCCTGGAGGCTACGCCGAGTACATAGGGGTGCAGTACGCCCATGCCATCCCGGTCTCGGAGGAGGCCGCCCGGCATCCCGAGTTCCTGGCCCCGATGACGGACGCGGGGCTGACTCCGTACCGGGCGATGAAGAAGCTGCGTGACACGGGCAAGGTGGTGCCCGGACGTGTCATCGGTGTCACCGGTATCGGCGGTCTGGGCAGCTACGGGGTCCAGTACGCGAAGCTGCTGGGCGGCGGTGCGACGGTGGTGGCCCTGACCCGCTCGGACAACAAGCTGGACGTGGCGAAGGACAACGGCGCGGACCACGGGATCAACGTCCGGGACAAGTCCACCGAGGCCATCCAGGACACGCTGGAGTCGCTGACCGGCAGCAGGACGCTCGATGCCGTGCTGGACTGCGTCGGCAGCAAGGACGCCATCGCGACGGCGTTCGACGTGCTCGGCTCGGAAGGCATCGTGGCCTCCGTCGGTCTCATGGACCACCACGTCGAGCTTCCCCAGTTCCCGTTCGTCGGGACGGAGCGGTCCTACTTCGGCTCGTTCTGGGGCAACTACGAGGACCTCGCAGAGGTACTCGCTCTCGCCGAAGCCGGCCTCGTCAAGCACAACGTCACCAAGATCAAGCTGGAGGACGTCAACGAGAACCTGGAGGCCCTCGGCCGCGGCGACGTCGTCGGCCGCCTGGTCATCACCTTCGAATGA
- a CDS encoding S8 family serine peptidase yields MAALGIALALLSGVGSVSASASPSASFSIADSEASNSRAADQSAVGRPRTVTLITGDKVTVTPGAKGRPSSLSVEERPGASGSVRTVTDDSGTYVFPADAHPYVASGVLDKRLFNVTDLISQGYDDEHTSGLPLIVTREAGASRLPAADLPGVAIKRQLESIDGEAVVADRSRVTSLWRALVPTSEEKADRKAAEPPSLAGGIEKIWLDGKAEATLADSTAQIGAPGVWEDGATGAGVKVAVLDGGIDAGHPDLEKRIVSSRSFIPGEDVTDRRGHGTHVASILAGTGAASAGKERGVAPGADLIIGKVLDSQGTGTLSSIIEGMEWAAKTEKAKIINMSLGIAAVHTQDDPTSQSVNQLSKETGALFVIAAGNSGKEAPSYTVYAPGTAESALTVGAVDSAEKIADFSSSGPREGDDGLKPEVTAPGVGILAARSQYSNGEGYYTTKNGTSMATPHVAGAAALLAEKHPDWSGQQLKDALMSTSKITPDITPYLGGSGRVDASAAFRAQVVASGKVDTGLIKWSRDPQPVERHITYTNHGNSPVTLRLMLDRGQSPSSLFALGSDQIVVPANDSASVNLVIDPRGIATGGYTGQVIAQDSTGAVVAHTVLSTRTDSERYDLTLRAKDRDGQPMTGDVVLKGSKESEARYLSVPATGMTLHLPTDTYTAMMFKEVRGAHGPGSVGVALLGDPEVELTDPRVVSFDASQAVQVQALTPKPSMPVSTRVEYRRTFTTTQPQDGVVMDAMKINSTYDSVWAQPSPENVKLGAFDFTTRWRAPQTPLAVSRGSQELDVLTQPGTKPLPDGTTELDAVFAGTGTASEYAHLSVRGKAAVVRHNSSIPAYEQTRAAHAAGVKLLLVVNDGDRRLYKWYGQDDHATPGPLAVASVTKDGGEALIAQIAASPRKSLRLRATAHPTPAYLYDLVSHHVGGIPKDLTYRADSRNLARVDVTFGQKEGTPVRETRLDFARYADIVWSFEAEPVTRGSRTDWVSTDAGVKWQQEVTVDRVVREASELVTYHAGETHQERWITPIVRPRMIGADLPTRDGSSLFFNAPAWASGGAAHSGSTDWANGLSQRTSLHQGNALIAESDSGRGAGWDLSPDRLPYRLVVDATNDNRAYSRYSTSTHTEWSFVSGEAEQATVPLVQLDYAVDLDLDGSARRIADLSITPSVLGAPATKVSSVRLEVSYDDGATWHRQKAIRHDGSWTTVLIAPHSASFVSLRTTATDEKGSSVSQTIIRAHGLK; encoded by the coding sequence GTGGCGGCACTGGGAATCGCTCTGGCACTGCTTTCAGGCGTCGGTTCCGTCTCCGCTTCCGCATCCCCGTCCGCATCCTTCTCCATCGCGGACTCCGAGGCTTCAAATAGCCGCGCAGCGGATCAGTCCGCTGTCGGCCGCCCTCGCACCGTCACCCTGATCACCGGCGACAAGGTGACCGTCACTCCTGGAGCGAAGGGCAGGCCCTCCTCCCTGAGCGTGGAGGAGCGTCCGGGCGCCAGCGGATCGGTCCGAACCGTCACCGATGACTCGGGCACTTACGTATTCCCTGCGGATGCTCATCCCTATGTGGCCTCCGGCGTACTCGACAAGCGGCTCTTCAATGTCACCGACCTCATATCTCAGGGGTACGACGACGAGCACACGTCCGGACTGCCGCTGATCGTCACACGCGAGGCGGGGGCATCGCGGCTTCCCGCAGCAGACTTGCCGGGGGTCGCCATCAAGCGGCAACTGGAGTCCATCGATGGCGAGGCAGTGGTCGCAGATCGCTCCCGTGTCACGAGCCTGTGGCGTGCTCTTGTCCCCACGTCCGAGGAAAAGGCAGACCGGAAGGCAGCCGAACCGCCGTCCCTGGCCGGCGGCATCGAGAAGATCTGGCTGGACGGCAAGGCCGAAGCAACATTGGCGGACAGTACAGCCCAGATCGGCGCGCCCGGGGTCTGGGAGGATGGCGCCACCGGCGCGGGCGTCAAGGTTGCGGTTCTCGACGGGGGGATCGACGCGGGCCACCCCGACCTGGAGAAGCGAATCGTCAGCAGTCGCAGCTTTATCCCGGGCGAAGATGTCACGGACAGGCGCGGTCATGGCACGCACGTGGCCTCCATCCTCGCGGGTACTGGCGCCGCATCGGCGGGTAAGGAACGAGGGGTTGCCCCAGGCGCCGATCTGATCATCGGGAAGGTCCTCGACAGCCAGGGTACTGGGACACTGTCCTCGATCATCGAGGGCATGGAGTGGGCCGCCAAAACCGAGAAGGCAAAGATCATCAACATGAGTCTGGGTATCGCCGCGGTGCATACTCAGGACGATCCGACGAGCCAAAGCGTCAACCAGCTCAGCAAAGAGACCGGCGCACTCTTCGTCATTGCCGCCGGCAACAGCGGTAAGGAGGCACCTTCGTACACAGTCTACGCGCCCGGAACGGCCGAGTCCGCTCTGACCGTTGGCGCGGTCGACTCCGCGGAGAAGATAGCTGACTTCTCGAGCAGCGGCCCCCGCGAGGGCGACGACGGACTCAAGCCCGAGGTGACCGCCCCAGGAGTAGGAATTCTGGCAGCGCGTTCCCAGTACAGCAACGGCGAGGGGTATTACACCACCAAGAACGGCACGTCGATGGCGACTCCGCATGTCGCCGGCGCCGCCGCACTTCTTGCGGAGAAGCACCCCGACTGGTCGGGGCAGCAGCTCAAGGACGCTCTGATGAGCACCAGCAAGATCACCCCTGACATCACTCCCTACCTCGGTGGGAGCGGCCGGGTCGACGCTTCTGCGGCTTTCCGCGCGCAAGTCGTCGCCTCCGGCAAGGTGGATACAGGGCTCATCAAGTGGTCACGTGACCCGCAGCCGGTCGAACGGCACATCACCTACACCAACCACGGCAACAGCCCGGTGACGCTCCGGCTCATGCTGGACCGCGGCCAAAGCCCCAGCAGCCTGTTCGCCCTGGGCTCCGACCAGATCGTCGTGCCGGCGAACGACAGCGCGTCGGTCAACCTCGTCATCGACCCACGTGGGATCGCCACGGGCGGATACACCGGACAGGTCATCGCACAGGACAGCACAGGCGCGGTTGTCGCACATACCGTCCTGAGCACGAGGACCGATTCCGAGCGCTACGACTTGACGCTCCGTGCGAAGGACCGCGACGGCCAACCCATGACGGGCGATGTCGTGCTCAAGGGCTCGAAGGAGAGCGAAGCCCGCTACCTGTCGGTGCCGGCGACCGGAATGACCCTTCATCTGCCGACCGACACCTACACGGCGATGATGTTCAAGGAGGTGCGTGGCGCCCACGGACCTGGCTCCGTGGGTGTGGCGCTGCTGGGTGACCCGGAAGTCGAGTTGACAGATCCGAGGGTGGTTTCCTTCGACGCTTCCCAAGCGGTCCAGGTTCAGGCTCTCACCCCCAAGCCGAGCATGCCGGTGAGCACCAGAGTCGAGTACCGGCGCACGTTCACGACGACGCAACCGCAGGACGGGGTCGTGATGGACGCCATGAAGATCAACTCGACGTACGACAGTGTCTGGGCTCAGCCATCACCGGAGAACGTCAAGCTCGGCGCTTTCGACTTCACCACGAGATGGCGGGCCCCTCAAACGCCTCTCGCCGTTTCCCGAGGCTCACAGGAACTGGACGTGCTTACCCAGCCCGGGACCAAGCCACTGCCTGACGGCACCACGGAGCTGGATGCCGTCTTCGCCGGCACGGGTACGGCTTCGGAATACGCACACTTGTCCGTCCGAGGCAAGGCCGCTGTGGTACGCCACAACAGCTCCATCCCCGCATACGAGCAGACCCGGGCCGCCCATGCCGCCGGAGTGAAGCTGCTCCTTGTCGTCAACGACGGAGATCGGCGGCTCTACAAGTGGTACGGGCAGGATGACCACGCGACTCCCGGGCCACTCGCGGTGGCATCTGTGACCAAGGACGGCGGTGAAGCACTGATCGCTCAAATCGCCGCATCGCCCCGGAAGAGCCTGCGCCTGCGTGCTACGGCGCATCCCACCCCCGCCTACCTGTACGACCTGGTCAGCCACCACGTGGGTGGCATCCCCAAGGACCTCACCTACCGGGCCGACTCACGCAACCTGGCGCGGGTCGACGTCACCTTCGGCCAGAAGGAAGGGACTCCCGTCAGGGAGACTCGCCTGGACTTCGCGCGGTACGCAGACATTGTGTGGAGCTTCGAAGCCGAACCCGTGACGCGCGGATCACGTACCGACTGGGTCTCGACGGACGCCGGCGTCAAATGGCAGCAGGAGGTCACTGTCGACCGCGTGGTGCGCGAGGCGTCGGAACTGGTGACGTACCACGCTGGTGAAACTCACCAGGAGCGTTGGATCACTCCCATCGTTCGTCCCCGCATGATCGGTGCGGATCTTCCCACTCGTGACGGCAGCTCGCTGTTCTTCAACGCGCCCGCCTGGGCGAGCGGCGGAGCGGCACACTCCGGCAGCACCGACTGGGCAAACGGCCTGTCCCAGCGCACATCGCTCCACCAGGGCAACGCGCTGATCGCCGAGTCGGACAGCGGCAGGGGGGCCGGCTGGGACCTCTCCCCGGATCGGCTGCCCTACCGGCTCGTGGTGGACGCCACGAACGACAACCGCGCGTACAGCCGTTACTCCACCTCCACGCACACCGAGTGGTCCTTCGTCTCCGGCGAAGCGGAGCAGGCAACCGTTCCACTGGTGCAACTCGACTACGCCGTAGACCTCGACCTCGACGGCAGCGCCCGGCGCATCGCAGACCTCTCGATCACGCCCTCAGTGCTCGGCGCACCGGCAACCAAGGTCTCTTCCGTGCGACTCGAAGTCTCGTACGACGACGGAGCCACGTGGCATCGCCAGAAGGCCATCCGCCACGACGGTTCCTGGACGACGGTCCTCATCGCACCTCACTCGGCCTCGTTCGTCTCGCTGCGGACCACTGCCACCGATGAAAAGGGAAGCTCGGTCAGCCAGACCATCATCCGCGCTCACGGCCTGAAGTGA
- a CDS encoding MFS transporter, translating to MPLRPVLRHGPLRRPQKCPLSPGPGSRTNVATPVSKVGTSPVAVAAGHSQNRAARPSDDLGALLTRLPEERSPMSAPPTLPRQPLGHRFRLLWSAVSVAGLGDGIGLTAMPLLAGQLTSDPRDVSIVFVAEQLPWLVVGLISGVAADRLDRRRVLWITDLLRAVVVGVFTAAILLGQASIALLGGIALLLGAAQVMYVGAWAGMVPALVAPSGRTRANGALQASAQVTGNLLGSPLGAVLFTVSVAAPFAVQTACIASAAVLVALLPGSYRAHRPVATPKRSIRREVAEGVNWLWNHGFLRLLCVASGASNLVVVGLTAVLVLYTRDVLHLSGIGYGLVMAAFAIGGLVGAVAVAWLAERIGTGRTLTIAMIGQAATVAAAGSVSSSVAFCCFIGCYGAAALAFNVVAVSVRQSVVPDRLLGRVSMAYQKINAGASALGAVASGVVTHSLGLRAPFAAGAGLLLAFSALTAFGLRRRRSVADATTAPAR from the coding sequence ATGCCCCTCCGACCGGTGTTGCGCCACGGTCCGCTACGACGGCCTCAGAAGTGCCCTCTGTCTCCCGGGCCCGGTTCGCGAACCAACGTTGCCACGCCGGTCTCGAAGGTGGGCACGTCACCCGTGGCCGTCGCAGCCGGGCACTCCCAAAACCGGGCGGCCAGGCCGTCTGATGACCTCGGCGCGCTGCTCACTCGTCTTCCGGAAGAACGGTCTCCCATGTCAGCTCCACCCACCCTGCCTCGACAGCCGCTCGGCCACCGGTTCCGCCTGCTGTGGAGCGCAGTGTCCGTGGCCGGCCTCGGTGACGGAATAGGCCTGACCGCGATGCCGCTACTCGCGGGCCAGCTCACAAGCGATCCACGAGACGTGTCCATTGTCTTCGTCGCAGAGCAACTGCCGTGGCTCGTGGTCGGCCTGATATCCGGAGTCGCCGCCGACCGGCTGGACCGTCGACGTGTCCTGTGGATCACCGACCTGCTGAGAGCCGTGGTGGTGGGCGTGTTCACCGCGGCGATTCTCCTGGGGCAGGCCTCGATCGCACTGCTCGGCGGAATCGCTCTGCTGCTCGGAGCCGCACAGGTCATGTACGTCGGCGCGTGGGCCGGCATGGTGCCGGCACTCGTCGCACCGAGCGGCCGGACCCGAGCCAATGGAGCCCTGCAGGCGTCAGCGCAGGTGACGGGAAATCTCCTCGGATCGCCGCTGGGCGCCGTGCTGTTCACGGTGTCCGTGGCAGCGCCATTCGCAGTTCAGACGGCCTGCATTGCGAGTGCTGCCGTGCTGGTCGCGCTGTTGCCAGGGAGCTATCGAGCGCACAGACCTGTTGCAACGCCGAAGAGATCCATACGCCGAGAGGTAGCAGAGGGCGTCAACTGGCTCTGGAATCATGGCTTCCTCCGGCTCCTGTGTGTAGCCTCCGGCGCCAGCAATCTCGTGGTTGTCGGCCTCACGGCAGTCCTGGTGCTGTACACCAGGGACGTGCTCCATCTCAGCGGCATCGGCTACGGACTGGTCATGGCCGCTTTCGCTATCGGTGGCCTGGTCGGGGCCGTCGCCGTCGCATGGCTGGCTGAGCGGATCGGCACCGGTAGGACGCTCACCATTGCCATGATCGGCCAGGCGGCGACTGTGGCCGCAGCGGGTTCGGTCTCTTCCAGCGTTGCGTTCTGCTGCTTCATCGGCTGCTACGGTGCCGCGGCGCTGGCATTCAACGTCGTGGCAGTTTCTGTGAGGCAGAGCGTCGTGCCGGACCGCCTGCTCGGCAGGGTCAGCATGGCCTACCAGAAGATCAATGCAGGTGCGAGCGCCCTCGGTGCCGTCGCCAGCGGTGTGGTCACGCATTCGCTCGGCTTGCGCGCGCCTTTCGCCGCCGGCGCGGGACTGCTACTGGCGTTCTCGGCCCTGACCGCTTTCGGGCTCCGTCGCCGCAGGTCCGTCGCGGACGCCACCACTGCGCCGGCACGGTGA